One window from the genome of Sebastes umbrosus isolate fSebUmb1 chromosome 12, fSebUmb1.pri, whole genome shotgun sequence encodes:
- the czib gene encoding CXXC motif containing zinc binding protein: protein MTEKIELRRVPEGSSGSFIMVKFGLQFKATLENVTNVRPLGDDFRWFLKLKCGNCGEIPDKWQYITLEESVPLKGGRSSASMVQKCKLCSRENSIDILGDTIKPYNAEDSEKFKTMVQFECRGLDPIDFQPQAGFAAQGAESGTQFPEVNLLEKDWTDYDEEVKESVGIYEVTHQFIKC from the exons ATGACTGAGAAGATAGAATTACGAAGAGTCCCTGAAGGCAGCAGCGGAAGCTTCATCATGGTG AAATTTGGGCTCCAGTTCAAAGCCACTCTGGAGAATGTCACCAATGTGAGACCACTGGGTGACGACTTCCGCTGGTTTCTGAAG CTGAAGTGTGGAAACTGTGGAGAGATTCCAGACAAATGGCAGTATATAACCCTAGAG gAGAGTGTGCCACTTAAAGGAGGAAGAAGCAGTGCCAGCATGGTGCAGAAATGTAAACTTTGCTCCAGGGAAAATTCAATTG ataTCCTGGGAGACACAATCAAACCTTATAAT GCAGAGGACAGCGAAAAATTCAAGACAATGGTGCAGTTTGAGTGTCGAGGTCTGGACCCCATCGACTTCCAACCTCAA GCTGGCTTCGCTGCACAAGGAGCAGAGTCTGGAACACAGTTTCCTGAAGTCAACCTGCTAGAAAAA GACTGGACAGACTACGATGAGGAAGTCAAGGAGTCGGTGGGAATATATGAGGTCACACACCAGTTCATCAAGTGCTGA